The sequence TAATGTCCATGGAACCTGGCCAGTGCTTAAACATGCGGATATAAGTTGGACCGACTTTTACGCCTTCCTAGCGGTACAAGAGACGACCGCAATATATGTAAATTGGGACGCTCCATGGAAAGATTTACCAGATCTGTTGAGTGCTATAAAGGCGAACCCTGGCAAATTTAGGTACGGCTCCCCTGGTGCTGGGAGCAATGGACACATCTTTGGTGAGCTTGTACTCAAACAGGCTGGACTTGCTGGACAGGCGATACATATTCCATATACAGGTGGTCGAGAGGCCGGTGCAAAGGTACTTGCAGGAGAAATCGAGTTTTGTTCGGTAACGTTCGGTGATTTAACAGATTATCTGATGGCGAATAAGATGAGGGTTTTGGCAGTCCTTCATGATAAGGATATACCCGTTGAAGGCTACAGATTGAGCCCAGCACCCAACGTAGTTAAATACTTCCCTGTTATGAAAGCGTACTTTGGAGTCAATCCATCCTTCGGTATCTATTTACCTAGGGCCGTTCCAGACGATGTTGTAAGAAGAGTTGCAGAGGGATTCGTATATACGATAAAGCAGGAGCGCTTCTTAAAGTTGATCAAGGAGCGAAATATGCTTCTCACACCACGTATGGGCATCGAATCGGATAAAACGATGTCTCAGCTCGAATCGGCAAGGTCTTGGCCACTCTGGGAATTAAAGATCGCCAAGGTCGATCCGGCGACGCTCGAAATACCGAAGCCCGAAGAGTGGAAATGGCCGCCCCACTCTCGAGCTGAAAAGGCCAAACCATGGCCTAAAGAGTTGGCTGAATGGAAGGCTTAGTGAAGAGGGCAAATATGCACAAGATTGTAAATGCCCTCACCCCTCTCTTTTTATTCATTATAGGTATCTTTATAACTTTAGAGTCTCTTAAAATGCCGAAACCAACGGTTGGGATGATCGGAACCATCCTATCTCCGGGTTTCTTTCCCACTATATTGGGCATTTGCCTGATGGGATTGAGTATGGGATTGATGGTTAGGTTGATGAGGCGAAAAGAACCCCAACATACCTCTTCATCAAAAAGCCCCTTTTTAACTATCGAGAGGAAGAGGTGGCTCGTTATAAATATAAGCACGGTAATATACATACTACTCTTAGACAAATTTTATTTCCCAATCCTCACATTCATCTACCTTACCTTCCTCTTCATATTTTTGAGAAGGTCTCAGAGTATCAAGAGATTGGTACTTTACGCATTGGTGGCTACATTCTTCCTCAGCTTCGTTCTACCACAATTGTTTGAAATACCTTTACCCTATAGTTAGTGATCGTTATGATAGAGCTGTTTGGTGAATGGTCTTACTTCTTAGGAAAGCTGATGGAGAATATCTTATCTCCATTGATTATAGGCGCTATATTTGTTGGTGCATTGATAGGTTATGTAGTCGGTGTCTTACCGGGGCTTACTGCCGTCATGGGTATGTCATTACTATTGGGCTTCTGCTTCAGGCTACCTGTAGAGATAGGCCTTGCCTTGCTTATAGGTATATACACTGGCGCGATGCATACGGGAGGTATAACTTCAATATTGGTTAATATACCGGGAACACCGGCAGCCGCTGCTACGACGTTGGATGGCTTCCCATTGGCGAAGAAAGGTAAGGCAAGAGAGGCTATAGGTGCTGTGATCACAGCCTCTATGATAGGTGAGGTTATAAGCGCATTTATTCTGCTATTCGCACTCCCAATATTCTCACTCTTCGCGCTGATGTTCGGCGATTGGGAGGTATTCCTATTCTGCATGTATGGTATTTTGATCGTCGGTGCGCTATCGGGCAAGGATCCTGTGAAGGGTTGGATCTCTGGTATTTTAGGGCTATTCTTTGCTATCGTCGGATTAGAGAGTCTATACGCATATCCACGCTTCACCTTCGGCCTCACATATTTAGAGAAAGGTATCAGCTTCATCCCAGCGCTCATAGGTCTATTCGGTTTGAGCGAGGTCCTTGCGGTATTGAAAGAGAAGGAGCCATATGTAATCTCGGGTGAGCGTGGATTCGCGATCATCAACTTTCCATTGGTTATAAAGAACTTCGTTACAGTACTTCGCTCTACACTCATCGGCTTATGGATCGGTTTTATCCCGGGCATCGGTGAATCGGTTTCACCATGGGTTGCATACGATGCAGCGAAGAGGTCATCAAAGAATAAGGAGGAGTTTGGTAAGGGTAGTTTTGAAGGTGTTATCGCTGCAGAGGTTGCCGATAATACGACTTTGGCGGGAGCACTCTTCCCCACACTCGTATTTGGAATACCGGGAAGTGGGCCTACAGCGGTAATCTTGGCAGCACTCTTCATCTATGGGGTAAGGCCCGGTCCATTGCTATTGATCGAAAGGCCTGGCTTCTTGAGCAATATCGTTGTATTCATCCTCCTATCAAGTATAGTATGCTTCTTCGTGGCTTACCTCCTATCCAAGTATGTCATTACACTCCTCTCATTACCGAGGGATATCCTATTTCCGATAGTCATCGTTCTATGCATATTGGGAAGCTGGGGTGTCGAATTTACAATCTTCGATATCTTCGTCATGTTCATCTTCGGGATAATAGGTTATTTCATGAAGGTCTATAATTATCCGATCCCTCCGATGGTTCTAGGTATATTGATCGGTGAGATAACAGATCTACATTTAAGGAGGGCATTACTTCAATACTCGACAGATCCATTAGGTCTATTCATACGCCCGATGGGTCTGATCGTTACGGTCTTCATCATCCTCTTGATATATATTGGTAAGCGTACCGTTAGAGCACATGCGTAAGTGATCTTTGATCGTTCGTTACATTTCTCAATGCTTCTTTTCTCTACTTTGATTGTATCGTACTAACTGAGATGGTTCTCTGATCCTCGAACTGGTCTATATTTTCTGCTTTTTATTAAGAACTTTTATAAATCGTTATATCGATACCTTAGGGTGAATATGAAACCCAATAGGTTAAAGGAGATATGGAGTAGGGGTGAAATAGCCTTCGGAACGTGGGTTACAATAGGTAATCCGGATGTGAGTGAAATATTGTCTCATCTTGGCTTCGACTGGCTCGTTTTTGATACCGAGCATGCCCCTCTAAGTATGGAGACTGTACAGCACATGATTCAGGCAACATCAGGGACCAACATCGTACCACTCATAAGAGTGGCTTGGAATGATATGGTATTAATAAAACTTGCCCTTGACGTTGGTGCCTATGGTGTAGTCGTACCTTGGGTGAATAATAGAGATGATGCTATAAAGGCCGTTAAGGCCACACGATACCCTCCGAAGGGCTTAAGGGGGACGGGTCCGAGGAGGGCTGCACTCTATGGCCTTGATAGAGAGGATTACTTTAGGAGGGTTGAGGATGAGCTCGTTACCATAGTACAGACGGAAACGCCCGAGGCGATTAAGAATATCGATGAGATCATGACTGTAGAAGGTGTAAGTGCATGCTTCATAGGCCCCACAGATTTAACAACATCCTTAGGCATTAGAGATCAGCAGGACCATCCGAAGTTTATAGAGGCTATTGAGAGGGTTTTGGATGCGGGAAGAAGGTATAAGATCCCGGTGGGTATAATGACGTATAACGATGAGCAATTACGTAAGGCTATTGAGAGGGGTTTTAAATTCATATCCTTGTCGAGTGACTTCAGCTTACTTATAAGAGGTGCGAGGAGCTTCCTAGAGGTAGCGAAGAAGAGTATCCAACCTAAAGTTTAAGTTCACTTTTTATCTTCATTCTCTACTCATTCCCTGCTTCTTTTCTTTTTAATCTTTCAAAAATTGAAAGCTCTTTTTGAAATATCTGTTGGATGAAGACTTCTGATAGGTTATCTGGAAATTTCATATATTACTTTTCACTACTTCGCTACCTCACTATTAAGGTTATTAAGGTCGATCTAGCTTCTATCAAGTAAGGATGATGATTTCTCGGAGAGAGGTTTATATCCCCTTAAAGTTTATTGTTTTATGAGTAAGGTTTTGAAGGAATTAAAGGATACCGAGATTTATGAAATATCTAGAAAAGATATTGAAATATTAAGGATTTTGAGCGAGTCGAATGAACCACTCGGATCGACTTTGATTAGGCGGGAGCTGGAAAAGAGAGGTTTCTTCTTGAGTGAAAGAACCGTGAGGTATCATCTTCAGATGCTGGAGTTGAAGGGTTTGGTTTCTGGCCATGAAAGGAGTGGAAGGATGATAACCAGTAAAGGTTTGGAGGAGTTGAGCAATGCCCTCGTTTCGCAGAGAATCGGCTTTATAACCACGAAGTTCCTGAGCATGGCCTATTCGGTCACATACAATCCAACCACAGATTCAGGGATGGTAGTCGCGAACGTTTCAATCGTAGATAAAGAATTCTACGATAAGGTGATCGAGGTGATAAGATCCCTTCATGAAGCAGATCTCTTATTGGCTCCGTACTTTAAGGTGCTGAATGAGGAGGAAGAATATCAAAACATATACGTTTCTGAGGGGAAGATCGCACTCTTCACAGTTTGTGACTTGACGATAGATGGTGTATTAATTCACTCTGGGATTCCACTATTCTTAAAGTATGGTGGACTCGTTCAGGTTGTGAACCGCGTACCTTTACGCTTCATCGATCTAATCTCATACGATGGAACGACTGTACCACCGCTCGAATTATTTGTGCGCAGCAATCGGACATCGATCACCAAGATCATAAAGACAGGATCTGGAACATTGCCAGTAGCGATGAGGGAGAGTCTGGCTGAAGCAAGGGACAAAACTATCAAGATACTCTCGAGATTAAAAGAAAAGGGTTGGAGAGGGGTATTGGCCATTTCGGCGCCCAATGAACCGCTGTTGGGCGTACCAGTATCTATGGATCGATTTGGGCTATGTATGATTGGCGGTTTATCCCCTGGTGCAGCATTGGTGGAGGAGGGTGCGACGATCGAGACCTTCGCCCCTCACTGTCTGATTCCACTCGAAGATATGGAAAGAATAGAATAAAAATTTGGAAATTTTTCACGTTAATGGGCTAGGAGAGGAGTTTCTCCATGATGTAGTCTTCATCTTCCGGCAACTGTATGCCAGTGACCTTTGCAGCCCTTTCTGTTAGCGCTATCAGGTCGCTTCTATCTATTAGATTGAGCCTCCATTTTCTCGCTCCAGCCATCAACTGCTGTAGACCGACCTTAATCCTATCGGTTAGGTAGGTGTATAATCCAATGGCGCCCCATGGAACCTCTTTGAACCTCTCGCCCAACATCGCCTTTAGCTCTGGAGCTGCTATGAAGAACATTTCCGGGAAGTTACCAAATTTCTCTTCGAAAGTCTTTGGTAACTTCCCCTTCTCCGCCAGCTCTGCAAAGTACGATGCTTTCATCACCGCAGTTAGTGGAGATCTCCCCATCAAAACAGCTTTAATATATGGCCCATCACCAAAGTTGCCCATCGCGATCGCCTTAAATATCTGAGTTTCATCTATGAAGCCCCCAGCAATAATAATATCTGGAACATACTTACCCTTCCTTCTCAATATTTGGGCACACTTCAGGACCTGTGCTTCGAGATAAATCGTTGGTGTCCCTTGCTCGTTCATCATCGGAACTGGACTCATCCCAGTCCCGCCACCAGCACCATCAAAGGCAACGTAATCAACCTTCGCTTCAGAAGCGACCTTCATCGTAAATGCTACAGCTGCGGGCTCATACCCTCCGGTCTTCAATCCGACCTTCTTGGCCCCCTGTTCCCTAAGCCACTCGATATCTTCAACGAAGTCTTTTTCATTCGGCATACCGACCCTGCTATGCCTTTCAAACGTCTTGAAGACCCCTTCCTTAAAGGCTTCTTGCACATTCTTATCCTCGGGATCGGGTATGACCAAGTACCCCCTTTTCTTTAAAGTAATAGCCTTCTCTAGGCTACCTATCCTAACCTCACCACCGATCGCCTTCGCTCCCTGGCCCCACTTCCTTTCAATAACATCGACCTCCAACTTCGATATTGCGTAAATATCCGTTCCAAGCCGCTGATCCTCAACATTCGTCTGAACCACAATATCACCATACTTTCCATCCCAGAATTTTCTAAATGCCTCGACCCTTCTTTTAAGTTCGGGTGAATATGTGACCTTTCCATCCGTGATGACCGCTTCTAAATCCATACCACAGACATTCTCGCCTATGATGACCATTATCCCAGAGAGCGCTCCGCCTATGGCTAGGCTATCCCAGTTGACCCTAGCAACCTCGGTCGAGCCGTAGGCACCGATTATAACGGGTATCTTGAGTTGTATACCGGCAACGCTGGTCTCTACACTAACGTTTGGGAAGAGTGCCACATCCGAATCCGGTTCTATTCCTACCGCTCCCAGAAGCCTGGCTTTAATATTTAGGTGAGACCAATCTAGGCCATAATCTTTTAACGAGCCGGCAGTACTTCTGCCAAACATTGCCGGGTCTGGATAAAGCGCCTCTCGACCCCTAAAAGCTGATAATGAGACCTCACAAATGAATGGACAATCTCTGATACAAAGTGGACATAGACCACTCGATGGACACGCATCTTCAACTCTCACTCTGGTCCCAGTCGTAGACATGGAGTTCAGGTAAGAAGAGTTCCTCTGCACCGGGTTTGGCATACGGCTACCTATTGCCACTAACAATATATAAACTTTTCAAAATGCTCGTTTCTCCTCACGATAGAGGTTGTGAGTTTATACTTGAGGTCTTTAGCCCATTCTTCTTATATTTGAGCATTTCTTTAGGGGCGTGGCCCATTGGATGTGATAGGGCCATCTTAAATCGTAGCACTTGTCTATTGGTATGATAAGCTCCTCAGAGGTACCAAAGAAATAAAAATACCCAAAAACCTATTTCCCTGAACCGCTAGCTATAGTATATTCTCTATCCAGAAGCCCATTTAGTGTCGGATTTCCGAAGAAAAAATTATTTTTTCCTTGCGGATTGGCACTAACCAAATAAGTTGATTATGCATCGTGTTTTCAAATAACGTTATCTTTATCAATATCTTTATCAATACACTTATAGTAAATTTTAATGGTAGATACCCTTGAATAAGGAAAAGATCGGATTTATAGGGCTTGGCGTCATGGGGAAACCTATGTCCAAAAACTTACTGAAGGCCGGTTATTCACTCGTCGTATATGATATAAGGCCTGAGCCGGTTGAGGAGCTCGTCAAACTCGGGGCTGAAAGGGCGAACTCTCCTAAGGAAGTCGCCGAAAAGTGTAACATCATCATAACGATGCTGCCAGATGGGCCCGATGTGGAGCAGGTTATACTCGGGCCGAATGGTGTACTGGAAGGTTTGAGAAAGGGCTCTATAGTGATCGATATGAGCTCCATCTCACCCATAGTAGCGAAAAGGGTCGCCATGGAGGTCGAGAAGAAGGGTGGGGAGATGCTGGATGCACCTGTGAGTGGTAGCGAACCTTCAGCTATTGAAGGTACCTTAGCTATTATGGTTGGGGGTAAGGAAGAGGTCTTCAAGAAATGTTTGCCAATATTTCAGGCGATGGGAAAGACGATTACACTCGTCGGAGGGAGTGGTGCAGGTCAAATTGCAAAGCTCGCTAATCAGATCATCGTAGCCCTCAATATTGCAGCCCTTTCTGAAGCTCTGGTCTTGGCGACGAAGGCTGGCTTAGACCCTGAAGTCGTATTTCAAGCGATTCGAGGGGGATTGGCTGGTAGTATGGTTATGGAGAGGAAAGCACCTATGATTATGGATAGGAACTTTAAACCGGGGTTCCGAATCAAGCTTCATCAGAAGGATCTTAGGAATGTAATGCAGGCAGCGACGGAGTATAATGTACCACTCCCATTCACGAGCCTTGCCTACCAAGTCTTAAATGCATTGGTGAATGAAGGAAAGGGTGATCTAGACCATTCAGCTATAGTGCTCTTCTTGGAAGATCTGGCGAAGGCGGAGGTGAAGAGAAAGAAATGATCAAGAAGATCAGCCATGTAGGTATCGTCGTTAGAGATATGGATGAAGCGTTGAAGCTCTTCGAGAAGGTCTTCAATCTGAAGCCCGCCGTGGTCAAAGAAGCTATGGGAGGTAAACTTAAGGTCGCATTCATACCCGTAGGTGATGATGAAATTGAATTACTTCAACCATTGGATATGGAGATACCTTTCGGTAAATTCCTCCAAACACATGGTCAAGGGATTCACCACATCTCTCTAGCCACGGATAATATCGAGGATGAAATAGAGCGGATGAAGAAAGAAGGTGTTACATTCGATGCCGAGAAGCCCAGAATAGGCGCCCATGGTGTAAAGATCATATTTACGAAACCTGAGACTACAGGTAAGATCGCTGTAGAGCTCTGCCAAGAATCGTAATTTCAACATCGATGAGAGGAGATAAAGGAAAATTTAGAGTGTATAAGTACTGATGAATTCGACGATTATAAAGAATATTTGCTACCGATCATATCGATCATCTCTATGGGCCGAGTTAAAAAGATAAATAGAGGATAGAGAAAAGACTCTCTTGAGAGTTCATGAGAAAGACAACCATCCTGATCGGATTAGTAGTGATCATCATCGCCGCATCCTTAGGATATTACTACTACCTTACTACACTCCCTCCGCCACCGCCTAGGACACTTTACATTTCACATTGGGGCTTCGCTTGGGACGATATAAAGAGGATCGTTATCGAGCCGTTTGAAAAGCAGAATAATGTAAAGATCGTTCTAATATCGGGCACTACTAGCGAGAGGTTCACAAAGCTATCTACGAAGGCTGAACCTATACCAGACCTCATATTCTTACCAGATTACTACACGTATCAGGCTGCCCAAAAGGGCCTTCTGATGAAGTTAGATCTGGGGAAGATACCGAACTATCAAAAGTTGTACAAGGCTTTGAGAGAGCAGGTTCCAAGGTCATTGGCTGAGTATGGTGTGCCATTCACAATTCAAGACCTGGGATTGGCTTATCGTGTGGATAAGCATGAGAAGATCACATCTTGGAAGGATATGTGGAGAGAGGATTTCAAAGGCCGGGTCCTTATGCCTACGATAACCGCTACATCTGGCCCTATGGCCCTCGTTATGACGAGTTTGGCGTACGGAGGCACCATGGAGAATGTGGAGCCCGGCTTCAAAGCTTTAGAGAATTTGAAGAAGAGTATCGTAACATTCTACACAAGGTCTGCAGATCCTCAGACTCTATTTGAAAGGGGAGAAGTAGAGATCGGCCCAGTCCTTAGGTACAATTGGGCACCTTTGAAGAAGCTGCCCAAGCCCGTAGATATCATCTACCCAGTAGAGGGATCGGTCTACGTTCTGAATATGATCTCGATCGTAGAGGGCAGTAAGAATGTAGATCTTGCCTACAAACTTATAGACTTCTGGCTCAGCACCACGATTCAAAGGGAGTTGGCACTCGCTGGTGTCGATGCTCCTATAAACTCAGAGGTGAGTTTACCAGCGGATCACCCATTCAACATTTCCCCCGTATTCAACAAACCTATATACTTAAATCCAGAGATCTTGGCAAAGAATCTGCCAGCGTGGGTCGATGCGTGGAAGAAGCGTATCGAATCATGAAACCTTACGTACTCCTCATCCCTTCCCTTTTTTTCCTTACCTTCTTTCTATTAATCCCTATCATCTACATGATGATCTCTACACCCGATTTTATACCTACGTTCTTTTATACAACATTCAATGAAGAGTTCTTCTCTGTATATACCAGAACGATTCGGATCGGATTGATCGTAACGCTACTTGCTACTCTATTGGCTTACCCGCTCGCCTACTACACGAGAAATGCTTCATCACGTATCAAATCCCTATTCAAAGCCCTCGTCTTCTTACCTCTTATGGTGAACCCCTTGGTACGTTCTTATGGATGGATCCTCATACTCGGTAAAGAGGGATTATCAAACTCCATCCTCCTTACGCTCAAGGTAATCGATGAGCCTTTAAGGTTCCTATATACGGAGTTCGCGATGATCCTAGGCTTACTCGAACTATTCTTCCCATTTATGTTCATATCTCTGTTGAGCGCTATGGAGAATCTTAGCGAAGAGGTATTGATGGCTGCAAGAAGTCTAGGTGCTAACCCTTTAAGGGTCTTCATGAATATTATATTTCCTCTTACGCTCAAAGGGTACATCGCTGGCCTATCGGTAATCCTGGCTGGCTGTGCTGCAGCCTTCGTCACACCCACGCTCTTGGGTGGCTTTAGAAATCGGACACTCAGCATGCTCCTCTACGAGTTCATCGAAGTTAGGCTCAATTGGGGCGCAGCTACAGCGACGGCACTTGTCATAATGATGACCGTCTTCTCCATAATTCTCTTCCTCTCTTACATTAGAAGAGTTTTGGTGAAGGGGTTATGAAAGTGCTATTTTATCTTCTATCTATCGTGACCTTCACTTTCTTACTCACCCCTATAATCATGCCACTACTCATATCATTCTCCACACTGGAGAGTATAGCCTTCCCTCCCAGAGGATTCACCCTAAGATGGTTCGCTAACATACTAAGGTATGAAACATTTACGAATGGCTTCATAGTGAGTAGCTCGATAGCTATAACCTCATCCCTCCTCGCTCTGGCCCTCTCATTACCATCCTCATACATTCTCTATAGGTATAAGAATTTGAGGATGAGAGGATACGTGGAGAACCTCTTCACACTCCCGATACTTATGCCAGAGATCGTTTTAAGTTACATACTTCTCTTATTCGTGTACCGTGCTCTAGGTATGGTATCTCTAGCATCCTTGATTATAGGCCACACCTTGGTCGTTATACCGTTCGCCATGAGGATCATCTACGCAAGTCTATCGAATTTGGGAGTGGATGTGGAAGATGCAGCGGTCAGCCTTGGTAGAGATCGGTTGAGGGCGTTCATCGAAGTCGTTTTACCGAATATAAAGCATGGATTTGTAGGTGGATTCCTTATGTGCTTCATGGTATCCTTTAACGCTGTATCGATATCACTCTTCTTGAGCTTCGGCGAGGCTATACCTCTTCCCGTAGCTATGCTCAATTACCTACAGATTCGTTACGACCCTACCATAGCGGCCATTTCTACTCTACTGGTGGCCTTCACCGTACTACTCACGATAGGGTTGGAGAAGATCGTGGGCTTGGTTTCAGGGGTGAGATGATGAAGGATGTTCAACTGATAGATATTTGGGTCTATTACTCTAAGGGAGAGCCCGTACTCAAGGGGTTGGAGTTAGAGATAGAGAAGGGAGAGCTCATAGCACTACTCGGAGCGAGCGGTTGTGGCAAGACTACAACGTTGAAGGTTATAGCTGGATTCGTAATCCCCCAAAAGGGTAAGGTTATGATAGGAGGGAGGGACTTCACACATATTCCTGCGCATAAAAGGAATATCGGTATCGTCTTTCAAAGTTATGCACTATTTCCACACATGAATGTGAAGGAGAATATCCTATACGGTTTGAGGATTAGAGGTGTGGATAAAGGTGAGGCGGAGCGAAGGTTTGAAGAGATCGTTGAGATGCTGGGGATCAAAGGTCTAGAGGATCGATACCCATCACAACTGAGTGGAGGGCAGCAACAGAGGGTTGCTCTTGCTAGGGCTATCGCGATACAACCAGACATCCTACTCATGGATGAGCCTTTGAGCAATGTGGATCCAAAATTTAGGAGCAAGATCAGATTTGAGATTAAAAGGATTCAAAAGCAACTAGGCATCACTACGATTTATGTGACTCACGATCAAGAAGATGCACT comes from Nitrososphaerales archaeon and encodes:
- a CDS encoding tripartite tricarboxylate transporter substrate-binding protein; this encodes NVHGTWPVLKHADISWTDFYAFLAVQETTAIYVNWDAPWKDLPDLLSAIKANPGKFRYGSPGAGSNGHIFGELVLKQAGLAGQAIHIPYTGGREAGAKVLAGEIEFCSVTFGDLTDYLMANKMRVLAVLHDKDIPVEGYRLSPAPNVVKYFPVMKAYFGVNPSFGIYLPRAVPDDVVRRVAEGFVYTIKQERFLKLIKERNMLLTPRMGIESDKTMSQLESARSWPLWELKIAKVDPATLEIPKPEEWKWPPHSRAEKAKPWPKELAEWKA
- a CDS encoding tripartite tricarboxylate transporter TctB family protein is translated as MEGLVKRANMHKIVNALTPLFLFIIGIFITLESLKMPKPTVGMIGTILSPGFFPTILGICLMGLSMGLMVRLMRRKEPQHTSSSKSPFLTIERKRWLVINISTVIYILLLDKFYFPILTFIYLTFLFIFLRRSQSIKRLVLYALVATFFLSFVLPQLFEIPLPYS
- a CDS encoding tripartite tricarboxylate transporter permease — translated: MIELFGEWSYFLGKLMENILSPLIIGAIFVGALIGYVVGVLPGLTAVMGMSLLLGFCFRLPVEIGLALLIGIYTGAMHTGGITSILVNIPGTPAAAATTLDGFPLAKKGKAREAIGAVITASMIGEVISAFILLFALPIFSLFALMFGDWEVFLFCMYGILIVGALSGKDPVKGWISGILGLFFAIVGLESLYAYPRFTFGLTYLEKGISFIPALIGLFGLSEVLAVLKEKEPYVISGERGFAIINFPLVIKNFVTVLRSTLIGLWIGFIPGIGESVSPWVAYDAAKRSSKNKEEFGKGSFEGVIAAEVADNTTLAGALFPTLVFGIPGSGPTAVILAALFIYGVRPGPLLLIERPGFLSNIVVFILLSSIVCFFVAYLLSKYVITLLSLPRDILFPIVIVLCILGSWGVEFTIFDIFVMFIFGIIGYFMKVYNYPIPPMVLGILIGEITDLHLRRALLQYSTDPLGLFIRPMGLIVTVFIILLIYIGKRTVRAHA
- a CDS encoding aldolase/citrate lyase family protein — its product is MKPNRLKEIWSRGEIAFGTWVTIGNPDVSEILSHLGFDWLVFDTEHAPLSMETVQHMIQATSGTNIVPLIRVAWNDMVLIKLALDVGAYGVVVPWVNNRDDAIKAVKATRYPPKGLRGTGPRRAALYGLDREDYFRRVEDELVTIVQTETPEAIKNIDEIMTVEGVSACFIGPTDLTTSLGIRDQQDHPKFIEAIERVLDAGRRYKIPVGIMTYNDEQLRKAIERGFKFISLSSDFSLLIRGARSFLEVAKKSIQPKV
- a CDS encoding NrpR regulatory domain-containing protein, with the protein product MKELKDTEIYEISRKDIEILRILSESNEPLGSTLIRRELEKRGFFLSERTVRYHLQMLELKGLVSGHERSGRMITSKGLEELSNALVSQRIGFITTKFLSMAYSVTYNPTTDSGMVVANVSIVDKEFYDKVIEVIRSLHEADLLLAPYFKVLNEEEEYQNIYVSEGKIALFTVCDLTIDGVLIHSGIPLFLKYGGLVQVVNRVPLRFIDLISYDGTTVPPLELFVRSNRTSITKIIKTGSGTLPVAMRESLAEARDKTIKILSRLKEKGWRGVLAISAPNEPLLGVPVSMDRFGLCMIGGLSPGAALVEEGATIETFAPHCLIPLEDMERIE
- a CDS encoding glutamate synthase-related protein; protein product: MPNPVQRNSSYLNSMSTTGTRVRVEDACPSSGLCPLCIRDCPFICEVSLSAFRGREALYPDPAMFGRSTAGSLKDYGLDWSHLNIKARLLGAVGIEPDSDVALFPNVSVETSVAGIQLKIPVIIGAYGSTEVARVNWDSLAIGGALSGIMVIIGENVCGMDLEAVITDGKVTYSPELKRRVEAFRKFWDGKYGDIVVQTNVEDQRLGTDIYAISKLEVDVIERKWGQGAKAIGGEVRIGSLEKAITLKKRGYLVIPDPEDKNVQEAFKEGVFKTFERHSRVGMPNEKDFVEDIEWLREQGAKKVGLKTGGYEPAAVAFTMKVASEAKVDYVAFDGAGGGTGMSPVPMMNEQGTPTIYLEAQVLKCAQILRRKGKYVPDIIIAGGFIDETQIFKAIAMGNFGDGPYIKAVLMGRSPLTAVMKASYFAELAEKGKLPKTFEEKFGNFPEMFFIAAPELKAMLGERFKEVPWGAIGLYTYLTDRIKVGLQQLMAGARKWRLNLIDRSDLIALTERAAKVTGIQLPEDEDYIMEKLLS
- the garR gene encoding 2-hydroxy-3-oxopropionate reductase; protein product: MNKEKIGFIGLGVMGKPMSKNLLKAGYSLVVYDIRPEPVEELVKLGAERANSPKEVAEKCNIIITMLPDGPDVEQVILGPNGVLEGLRKGSIVIDMSSISPIVAKRVAMEVEKKGGEMLDAPVSGSEPSAIEGTLAIMVGGKEEVFKKCLPIFQAMGKTITLVGGSGAGQIAKLANQIIVALNIAALSEALVLATKAGLDPEVVFQAIRGGLAGSMVMERKAPMIMDRNFKPGFRIKLHQKDLRNVMQAATEYNVPLPFTSLAYQVLNALVNEGKGDLDHSAIVLFLEDLAKAEVKRKK
- a CDS encoding VOC family protein, whose translation is MIKKISHVGIVVRDMDEALKLFEKVFNLKPAVVKEAMGGKLKVAFIPVGDDEIELLQPLDMEIPFGKFLQTHGQGIHHISLATDNIEDEIERMKKEGVTFDAEKPRIGAHGVKIIFTKPETTGKIAVELCQES
- a CDS encoding ABC transporter substrate-binding protein, whose protein sequence is MRKTTILIGLVVIIIAASLGYYYYLTTLPPPPPRTLYISHWGFAWDDIKRIVIEPFEKQNNVKIVLISGTTSERFTKLSTKAEPIPDLIFLPDYYTYQAAQKGLLMKLDLGKIPNYQKLYKALREQVPRSLAEYGVPFTIQDLGLAYRVDKHEKITSWKDMWREDFKGRVLMPTITATSGPMALVMTSLAYGGTMENVEPGFKALENLKKSIVTFYTRSADPQTLFERGEVEIGPVLRYNWAPLKKLPKPVDIIYPVEGSVYVLNMISIVEGSKNVDLAYKLIDFWLSTTIQRELALAGVDAPINSEVSLPADHPFNISPVFNKPIYLNPEILAKNLPAWVDAWKKRIES
- a CDS encoding ABC transporter permease — translated: MEEAYRIMKPYVLLIPSLFFLTFFLLIPIIYMMISTPDFIPTFFYTTFNEEFFSVYTRTIRIGLIVTLLATLLAYPLAYYTRNASSRIKSLFKALVFLPLMVNPLVRSYGWILILGKEGLSNSILLTLKVIDEPLRFLYTEFAMILGLLELFFPFMFISLLSAMENLSEEVLMAARSLGANPLRVFMNIIFPLTLKGYIAGLSVILAGCAAAFVTPTLLGGFRNRTLSMLLYEFIEVRLNWGAATATALVIMMTVFSIILFLSYIRRVLVKGL
- a CDS encoding ABC transporter permease subunit, producing the protein MKVLFYLLSIVTFTFLLTPIIMPLLISFSTLESIAFPPRGFTLRWFANILRYETFTNGFIVSSSIAITSSLLALALSLPSSYILYRYKNLRMRGYVENLFTLPILMPEIVLSYILLLFVYRALGMVSLASLIIGHTLVVIPFAMRIIYASLSNLGVDVEDAAVSLGRDRLRAFIEVVLPNIKHGFVGGFLMCFMVSFNAVSISLFLSFGEAIPLPVAMLNYLQIRYDPTIAAISTLLVAFTVLLTIGLEKIVGLVSGVR